One stretch of Arachis hypogaea cultivar Tifrunner chromosome 20, arahy.Tifrunner.gnm2.J5K5, whole genome shotgun sequence DNA includes these proteins:
- the LOC112782285 gene encoding acetolactate synthase 3, chloroplastic, with the protein MAATASKPSFPGFQSLQSSSTSSKQALTFTKFPNYPSSSSHTLRITCSLSNTNPKHNPKLSPPNASTAATSSPSVVVDNFVSRFAPNEPRKGADILVEALERQGVTDVFAYPGGASMEIHQALTRSSTIRNVLPRHEQGGVFAAEGYARSSGLAGVCIATSGPGATNLVSGLADALLDSVPLIAITGQVPRRMIGTDAFQETPIVEVTRSITKHAYLVLDVDDIPRIVNEAFFLAISGRPGPVLIDIPKDIQQQLAVPNWDQPVMLNAYMSRLPKAPNESYLEQIVRLLLESKKPVLYVGGGSLNASEELRRFVELTGVPVASTLMGLGSYPVGGENSLQMLGMHGTVYANYAVDKSDLLLAFGVRFDDRVTGKLEAFASRAKIVHIDIDSAEIGKNKLPHVSVCGDLKLALSGINRILESRGVKGKLDFRAWREELNEQKLKFPLSYKTFGDDLIPPQHAIQVLDELTNGDAIISTGVGQHQMWAAQFYKYKRPRQWLTSGGLGAMGFGLPAAIGAAVANPGAVVVDIDGDGSFMMNVQELATIRVENLPIKILLLNNQHLGMVVQWEDRFYKSNRAHTYLGDPSKENEIFPNMLHFADACGIPAARVTKKQDLREAIQKMLDTPGPYLLDVIVPHQEHVLPMIPANGSFEDVITEGDGRTKY; encoded by the coding sequence ATGGCTGCCACTGCTTCCAAACCCTCTTTCCCAGGTTTTCAATCCCTTCAATCATCTTCAACCTCGTCGAAGCAAGCTCTTACTTTCACTAAATTCCCAAACTatccttcttcttcatcacacACCCTCCGAATCACGTGCTCCCTCTCCAACACCAACCCCAAACATAATCCTAAACTCTCCCCTCCGAATGCATCCACCGCCGCAACCAGCTCCCCTTCCGTCGTTGTCGACAATTTCGTTTCCCGATTTGCTCCCAACGAGCCACGCAAGGGCGCTGACATCCTCGTGGAGGCGCTGGAGCGCCAGGGGGTCACCGACGTCTTTGCCTACCCTGGCGGTGCTTCCATGGAGATCCACCAGGCTCTCACGCGCTCATCCACCATCCGGAACGTTCTTCCGCGCCACGAGCAGGGTGGCGTGTTCGCTGCCGAGGGATACGCGCGATCTTCGGGACTCGCCGGCGTCTGCATCGCCACCTCCGGCCCCGGCGCCACCAACCTCGTGAGTGGGCTCGCCGACGCGCTCCTTGATAGCGTCCCGCTCATTGCCATCACAGGCCAGGTCCCCCGCCGCATGATTGGAACCGATGCCTTTCAGGAAACCCCGATTGTTGAGGTAACTCGATCCATCACGAAGCATGCTTaccttgttcttgatgttgatGACATTCCTAGGATTGTGAATGAGGCTTTTTTCTTAGCTATTAGTGGTAGGCCTGGTCCTGTGTTGATTGATATTCCTAAAGATATTCAGCAACAACTTGCTGTTCCCAATTGGGATCAACCAGTTATGTTAAATGCGTACATGTCTAGGTTGCCAAAGGCTCCAAATGAGTCATATTTGGAGCAGATTGTGAGGTTGTTGTTGGAATCTAAGAAGCCGGTTCTGTATGTGGGTGGTGGGAGTTTGAATGCGAGTGAGGagttgaggaggtttgttgagcTTACTGGGGTTCCTGTGGCTAGTACTTTGATGGGCTTGGGATCTTATCCTGTAGGTGGTGAGAATTCGTTGCAGATGCTTGGGATGCACGGGACTGTGTATGCTAATTATGCTGTTGATAAGAGTGATCTCTTGCTTGCTTTTGGGGTGAGATTTGATGATCGTGTGACGGGAAAGCTTGAGGCGTTTGCTAGCAGGGCAAAGATTGTTCACATTGACATTGACTCGGCAGAGATTGGGAAGAACAAGCTTCCCCATGTGTCTGTCTGTGGGGATTTGAAGCTGGCCTTGAGTGGGATCAATAGGATTTTGGAAAGCAGGGGGGTGAAGGGTAAGCTTGATTTTCGGGCTTGGAGGGAAGAGCTGAATGAGCAGAAGCTCAAATTCCCGTTGAGTTACAAGACGTTTGGGGATGATCTTATTCCTCCTCAGCATGCCATTCAGGTTCTAGATGAGCTGACCAATGGCGATGCTATTATAAGCACTGGAGTTGGACAACACCAGATGTGGGCTGCTCAATTTTACAAATACAAGAGGCCTAGGCAGTGGTTAACATCCGGTGGTCTTGGTGCTATGGGTTTTGGATTGCCTGCCGCCATTGGAGCTGCTGTGGCTAACCCCGGCGCTGTTGTAGTTGACATTGATGGTGATGGCAGTTTTATGATGAATGTTCAAGAGCTGGCCACTATAAGGGTGGAGAATCTCCCTATTAAGATCTTGCTGTTGAATAATCAACACTTGGGTATGGTTGTTCAATGGGAGGATCGTTTCTATAAATCCAATAGGGCTCACACCTATCTAGGAGACCCGTCTAAAGAGAATGAGATATTTCCGAACATGCTGCATTTTGCAGATGCTTGTGGTATACCAGCAGCCCGAGTGACCAAGAAGCAAGACCTTAGAGAAGCAATTCAGAAGATGTTGGATACTCCGGGACCTTACCTTCTTGATGTCATTGTACCTCATCAAGAGCACGTGTTGCCGATGATTCCTGCTAATGGATCCTTCGAGGATGTGATAACTGAAGGTGATGgcagaacaaaatattga